A region of Bacillus cabrialesii DNA encodes the following proteins:
- a CDS encoding WD40 repeat domain-containing protein, whose protein sequence is MARNIRITVVDLENRSIKTQFDRDGDELAYFGESAVTNDGHIIIPSTYSIQYCDENGNTIRVLHPPYSVKSIAVSPLNNHELAIGDQKGYIQIWDLEKGEPTGLQWKADESAITSIVFNRTDGSRLMSTSSDGNIQVWDARNGEAIGPRFQGADFSLNPAISFDGKKLAYSKKLDRPIEVYEVDSGRRIVSIPSPQGQYLTKMMFDHDGQEILASYIDTPLLECLQYGESQIDTIRWSADTGGRIGEIYEGKIGYGFYHNSHPSNVGDNWFVSTQTESAVVLIWDKTTARTVHQVKLSPEDVGTISQVSPDGRLLLVQTHMYQLEDQEVNKYTRLDIQQSSVTVSRLLTSSKLGDVTNELLSSARVEAPVCVGISEYCIADGIAMGLYNKIGSRYPIETQDELYYGVTPSHHVPMQVFVDVSKKKIRIYVALFLDVYKDSGTTEHRISRTRVSFTILADPDMAVGRSDVTPYFQLKLDGSMMEPGIDTRIIDPVSVIQHFGTNDALIRFLEKTIENMIAGTGKGISQYFSSLVVEAPMTNSWNRSDGYELIFRRFEYRSVTVDTDTGSEEVGYLLPLFTLISHHFPPPCICREDIAFPPRMKKTIPDARRWISLAFSEAALNVLATPHRRSGDKSKKSKGGSLYASVENYFKTEIGDIQVVRNGIAAPVTVGGGGSLTAGLRDPILKNTIIKETVGYSMSIMDAHTEWSISVLSDSPSEGQSSVMLIPSVYIDPQKIDVQLETPLPRELNQILSWLMDWFVTVVVVLVVAAIQYIAFMRLMVDVFRFDDRVDNYRIMNVHDITYPRSSIVIVAEVSACSSSGLHD, encoded by the coding sequence TTGGCAAGGAACATTCGGATCACCGTCGTAGATTTGGAGAACAGGAGCATCAAAACGCAATTTGATCGAGATGGGGATGAACTTGCGTACTTTGGCGAGTCGGCGGTTACGAATGATGGACATATTATCATTCCTAGTACATACTCGATTCAGTATTGCGATGAGAATGGAAATACGATACGAGTCCTTCATCCGCCTTATTCGGTTAAATCCATTGCTGTAAGCCCGCTGAACAACCATGAGTTAGCCATTGGAGATCAGAAGGGATATATTCAAATCTGGGACCTCGAGAAGGGGGAGCCGACAGGCCTTCAATGGAAGGCAGATGAAAGCGCCATAACTAGCATTGTATTCAATCGGACGGATGGGTCTCGTTTGATGTCAACTTCTTCGGATGGGAACATTCAGGTTTGGGACGCAAGAAATGGGGAAGCGATCGGACCGAGATTTCAGGGAGCTGATTTTAGTCTAAACCCTGCGATCTCGTTCGATGGGAAGAAACTTGCTTATAGCAAGAAATTGGATCGCCCCATTGAGGTGTACGAGGTCGACTCAGGAAGACGGATTGTTTCGATTCCAAGTCCGCAAGGGCAGTATTTAACCAAAATGATGTTCGACCATGATGGTCAAGAGATATTAGCTTCATACATTGATACCCCCTTATTGGAATGTCTTCAATACGGTGAGTCGCAAATCGACACTATTCGGTGGTCTGCAGACACCGGAGGAAGGATAGGTGAGATATACGAGGGGAAGATAGGCTACGGTTTTTACCATAATTCTCATCCCTCTAATGTTGGCGATAACTGGTTCGTTTCAACGCAAACCGAGAGTGCCGTCGTGTTAATATGGGATAAAACGACCGCAAGGACGGTTCATCAAGTGAAACTATCACCTGAGGACGTCGGAACAATTTCCCAGGTTTCCCCCGATGGCAGACTTCTTCTAGTTCAGACCCATATGTACCAACTGGAAGATCAAGAGGTAAATAAGTACACTCGTTTGGATATACAACAATCGAGTGTTACAGTATCAAGATTATTAACTTCTTCGAAGCTGGGCGATGTTACGAACGAATTGCTTTCATCAGCTAGAGTGGAGGCCCCCGTCTGTGTCGGGATTAGCGAGTATTGTATTGCGGATGGCATTGCGATGGGGCTTTACAATAAAATCGGTTCAAGATATCCAATTGAAACGCAGGATGAGCTTTATTACGGGGTAACACCGTCTCACCACGTACCGATGCAAGTTTTTGTCGATGTATCGAAGAAGAAAATCCGTATCTACGTAGCCCTTTTTTTGGATGTATACAAAGACAGCGGGACAACAGAACATCGAATCAGCCGTACACGTGTTTCTTTTACCATATTGGCAGATCCAGACATGGCTGTGGGACGGTCGGATGTTACGCCGTACTTCCAGTTAAAACTGGATGGAAGCATGATGGAACCCGGCATTGACACACGGATCATCGATCCAGTGTCGGTAATCCAACATTTCGGAACTAATGATGCTTTAATTCGGTTTTTGGAGAAAACCATTGAGAACATGATCGCGGGAACCGGTAAAGGGATATCTCAATACTTCTCCTCTTTGGTCGTCGAGGCGCCTATGACCAACTCTTGGAATCGGTCTGACGGGTATGAGCTTATCTTTCGAAGATTCGAGTATAGATCGGTTACTGTAGATACAGACACTGGTTCAGAGGAGGTCGGTTATCTGCTCCCTTTGTTCACGCTTATATCGCATCATTTCCCACCGCCGTGTATTTGTAGGGAGGATATTGCTTTTCCTCCCCGGATGAAAAAAACGATACCGGATGCTCGACGCTGGATTTCCCTCGCCTTCAGCGAGGCGGCCTTGAATGTCCTAGCTACGCCTCACCGGAGATCGGGGGATAAGTCTAAAAAATCTAAGGGGGGCTCGTTATACGCAAGTGTTGAAAATTACTTCAAAACGGAAATCGGAGATATTCAAGTCGTGCGTAACGGTATTGCGGCTCCGGTCACCGTTGGCGGAGGGGGCAGCTTAACGGCGGGGCTTCGGGATCCTATCTTGAAAAACACGATTATCAAAGAAACGGTAGGGTATTCTATGTCGATCATGGACGCGCACACGGAATGGAGTATTAGCGTGCTTTCCGATTCCCCAAGCGAAGGGCAATCCAGCGTGATGCTTATACCATCCGTATACATTGATCCTCAAAAGATTGATGTCCAGTTAGAGACTCCGCTTCCCCGCGAGCTAAACCAAATCCTAAGCTGGTTGATGGATTGGTTTGTCACTGTGGTTGTAGTTCTTGTGGTTGCAGCTATCCAGTACATTGCCTTTATGCGACTAATGGTGGATGTGTTTCGATTTGATGATAGAGTGGACAATTATCGAATCATGAACGTCCATGATATAACGTATCCTCGCTCCTCGATTGTCATTGTCGCTGAAGTGAGCGCATGTTCTTCTTCGGGGTTGCACGACTGA
- the cotT gene encoding spore coat protein CotT: protein MDFPLNEQTFEQITPYDERQPYYYPRPRPPFYPPYYYPRPFYPFYPRPPYYYPRPRPPYYPWYGYGGGYGGGYGGGYGGGY from the coding sequence TTGGATTTTCCTTTAAATGAACAGACATTTGAACAAATTACACCTTATGATGAAAGACAGCCTTATTATTATCCGCGTCCGAGACCGCCATTTTATCCGCCTTATTATTACCCAAGACCGTTCTATCCGTTTTATCCGCGTCCGCCTTACTATTACCCGCGCCCACGCCCGCCTTACTACCCTTGGTATGGTTACGGCGGAGGATATGGCGGAGGATATGGTGGAGGATACGGCGGCGGCTACTGA
- a CDS encoding GNAT family N-acetyltransferase, with product MVLLETNRLLLRTIDIPLLDAASKRNHQAIQDMGYQTNGEWPDPDFFEAIPYFREKLVENNGTKGFDSWLILKKHNHEIVGGTGFLGDPDTNGMIEIGFATNKSHRRNGYCAEAARKLINWALSQDIVNRITARCEHDNLGSQHILKKLGFTLDHKSKDFMHWSYVIT from the coding sequence ATGGTTCTTCTTGAAACGAATCGTTTATTGCTAAGAACGATTGATATTCCCCTTCTCGACGCCGCATCTAAACGAAATCACCAGGCTATACAAGATATGGGTTATCAAACAAATGGCGAATGGCCTGATCCTGATTTTTTTGAAGCCATACCTTATTTCCGTGAAAAATTAGTTGAAAACAACGGAACGAAAGGATTTGATTCATGGCTTATCTTAAAAAAGCACAATCATGAAATTGTTGGAGGAACCGGATTTTTAGGCGATCCAGACACAAACGGCATGATTGAAATCGGTTTTGCAACAAATAAAAGCCATCGCCGCAATGGTTATTGTGCGGAGGCTGCCCGAAAATTAATCAACTGGGCATTAAGCCAAGACATCGTGAATCGCATTACGGCAAGATGTGAACATGATAATTTAGGTTCACAACATATTTTGAAGAAATTAGGGTTTACATTGGACCATAAATCAAAAGACTTTATGCATTGGAGTTACGTTATAACATAA
- a CDS encoding YjdJ family protein: MKGMLFIVQLGCSFMVFLFLAAVNWYQGSELVSDRFDWNYTAKISKHLNGIDTITSPKQISQLDFFIYSAKHYPVMSMLMILSLLYVLATLFLLIYSVKFNKKEIHLDC; encoded by the coding sequence ATGAAAGGCATGCTTTTCATTGTGCAGCTTGGATGTTCTTTTATGGTTTTTCTGTTTTTAGCCGCTGTCAATTGGTATCAAGGAAGCGAGCTTGTTTCAGATCGATTTGATTGGAACTATACTGCTAAAATTTCAAAACACCTTAATGGAATTGATACCATCACCAGTCCCAAGCAAATTTCTCAGCTTGATTTTTTCATCTATTCTGCTAAACACTATCCTGTTATGAGTATGTTAATGATCCTCTCTCTTCTATATGTTCTGGCCACACTTTTTTTACTCATCTACTCAGTCAAATTTAATAAGAAAGAGATTCATTTGGACTGCTGA
- a CDS encoding YjdF family protein, with protein sequence MSVTFPSSGCPSFFRIFYEEGIVMKLTVYYDGQFWVGVIEAVNSGKLRAFRHVFGKEPKDPEVLDFVHHQLLHTISQTEQEGVSLKGQPQKKINPKRLQRQVSKEVKHAGVTSKAQEAIKLELEARKQKKKQCTKEMREHVKEQKYILRKQKAKKKHRGK encoded by the coding sequence ATGTCAGTAACCTTCCCCTCCTCGGGATGTCCATCATTCTTTCGTATCTTTTATGAGGAGGGAATCGTTATGAAATTAACGGTTTACTATGATGGCCAGTTTTGGGTAGGCGTCATTGAAGCAGTGAACAGTGGAAAGCTAAGAGCCTTTCGCCATGTATTTGGCAAAGAGCCAAAGGATCCTGAAGTATTAGATTTTGTTCATCACCAACTCTTACATACCATCTCCCAAACTGAGCAGGAAGGAGTCAGCTTAAAAGGCCAACCCCAGAAGAAGATCAACCCAAAAAGATTGCAGCGTCAGGTTTCAAAAGAAGTGAAACACGCGGGTGTGACTTCTAAAGCTCAAGAAGCGATAAAACTAGAGCTTGAAGCAAGAAAACAAAAGAAAAAGCAATGCACGAAAGAAATGCGAGAACATGTAAAAGAGCAGAAGTATATTCTAAGAAAGCAAAAAGCGAAAAAGAAGCATAGAGGTAAATAA
- a CDS encoding DUF4177 domain-containing protein, translated as MKEYEFVRVELSTMRRRPKEDYQQIIHDYANRGWKFVQIFAPSIDAYGSAAYFEIIFERDAKEA; from the coding sequence ATGAAAGAGTATGAATTCGTTAGAGTTGAACTGAGTACAATGAGAAGACGGCCTAAAGAAGACTACCAGCAAATCATCCACGACTATGCGAATAGAGGCTGGAAATTCGTTCAGATTTTTGCTCCCAGTATCGATGCGTATGGATCAGCTGCTTATTTTGAAATCATATTTGAACGAGATGCCAAAGAAGCTTAG
- the cyoE gene encoding heme o synthase gives MEFWGRRLFLENARDSAAISETKYIKASNRVTVYDFIKLAKPGIIISNSIAAFGGFWIAFASADKPLSGMAFLMTMVTAMLGTAFVMASGTVYNNFFDRHMDAKMARTRSRASVTGKMSPAMIVTYGSVLGIAGLAMLYSLNPLTALLGLAAFILYAIIYTVWVKRTSVWSTFAGSFPGAAPPLMGYCAVSGEISMVAVLLYAVMFLWQPPHFWAIGIRRKEEYRAAGVPLLPVVKGNHITKVKMIRYIAVLVPVTLLLPFSLGTGHLSPFYFLAALVLGGIWIKKSIQGFKTDDDVKWAKDMFVYSLIYFCLLFLIMMIDSFVMFLIR, from the coding sequence ATGGAGTTTTGGGGGAGGCGTCTATTTTTGGAGAATGCAAGAGATTCCGCAGCCATATCTGAAACAAAATACATAAAAGCTTCGAACCGGGTAACAGTTTACGATTTTATTAAACTTGCAAAACCCGGCATTATCATATCAAACTCAATAGCAGCCTTCGGCGGATTTTGGATCGCGTTTGCAAGCGCAGATAAACCATTATCAGGGATGGCCTTTTTGATGACGATGGTGACAGCAATGCTTGGAACCGCATTTGTCATGGCTTCCGGCACTGTTTATAACAACTTTTTTGATCGGCATATGGACGCAAAAATGGCACGCACCCGCAGCAGGGCCTCAGTCACTGGGAAAATGTCGCCAGCCATGATTGTAACGTACGGTTCCGTTTTAGGGATCGCTGGTCTTGCAATGCTGTATTCCCTCAATCCATTAACTGCCCTTCTCGGACTGGCCGCCTTTATTTTGTACGCGATTATCTATACAGTATGGGTGAAACGAACCTCTGTGTGGAGCACATTTGCCGGGAGCTTTCCTGGAGCCGCGCCGCCGTTGATGGGGTACTGTGCCGTATCTGGAGAAATCAGTATGGTGGCAGTGCTGTTGTATGCGGTTATGTTTCTGTGGCAGCCCCCGCATTTTTGGGCGATTGGAATCAGGCGCAAAGAGGAATATCGGGCGGCGGGTGTTCCGCTCTTGCCTGTTGTAAAAGGAAATCATATAACGAAAGTAAAAATGATCCGATATATTGCAGTTTTGGTGCCGGTCACGCTATTATTGCCTTTTTCTCTCGGCACCGGCCATCTGAGCCCATTTTATTTCTTAGCTGCCTTGGTCCTCGGAGGCATATGGATCAAAAAAAGCATCCAGGGATTCAAAACAGACGATGACGTGAAGTGGGCAAAGGATATGTTTGTCTACTCGCTCATTTATTTTTGCTTGCTGTTTTTGATCATGATGATTGATTCATTTGTCATGTTTTTGATCAGATGA
- the ybaK gene encoding Cys-tRNA(Pro) deacylase → MAKKMAKTNAVRMVEQQNISYELLGYETEGGQPADGITVSEKIGYPVEYVYKTLVATAGANRYYVFVVPVAEELDVKKAAKVAGEKKIEMIAMKKLLEVTGYVRGGCSPIGMKKWFPTYINAAAETLDFIIVSAGKIGMQLKIAPQDLAKACDASFAEIV, encoded by the coding sequence ATGGCGAAAAAAATGGCAAAAACCAATGCGGTTCGAATGGTAGAACAGCAGAACATCTCCTATGAGTTGTTAGGTTACGAAACAGAAGGCGGCCAACCGGCAGATGGCATCACCGTTTCTGAAAAAATCGGATATCCTGTCGAGTATGTATATAAAACTTTGGTGGCAACGGCAGGAGCAAATCGTTATTACGTCTTTGTTGTACCCGTTGCTGAGGAATTAGATGTAAAAAAGGCGGCCAAAGTAGCAGGAGAAAAGAAAATAGAAATGATTGCAATGAAGAAACTTTTAGAGGTAACTGGATATGTTCGCGGCGGCTGCTCACCAATTGGCATGAAAAAATGGTTCCCAACCTATATTAATGCAGCCGCTGAAACACTAGATTTTATCATTGTCAGCGCAGGAAAAATCGGCATGCAGCTCAAAATAGCGCCACAAGATTTAGCAAAAGCATGCGATGCCTCATTTGCAGAAATTGTATAG
- a CDS encoding response regulator aspartate phosphatase I yields the protein MEEYAVADFLTNKEDRHDAVDFYQMAIEARKQIQRGKHLNEKT from the coding sequence ATGGAAGAATACGCTGTTGCTGATTTTTTGACCAACAAAGAAGACAGACATGATGCGGTCGATTTTTATCAAATGGCAATTGAAGCACGCAAACAAATTCAAAGGGGGAAACATTTAAATGAAAAAACGTAA